TCACGCTTGCGATCTCAGTCGGGTAGTATCCGCTCGACGAGTACGCGTCCTCGTCGAGCGCGAACTCCTCATCGAGGTACTCCCATCCTTCAGCCGTGTACCGGACGACCGTGGCAGGCACCGGGTAGAGAAGCGTCCCGTAGTAATGGAGCGGCTCTCCGGGAGTGACCGACAGCTCGATCTCACACCCCTTCGGGACCGCGATGAGCTGCCGGACGGCGGGCAGGAGCGGATGCCCCACCTCGTTGCTGTGCGAGTAGCCAGGGAACTCGAGCCGGTGGTACTCGGCAACGCCCTCCAGGACGGCGGCGCTGACGGCGCCGGGGGTCGTCAATGTGAGAACGAGCTCGCCTGATGTTGAGGAGAGGATCTCGATCGTCGGCGAGGCTGGGAGCGGCGTCATGCCATCGAACGACACCCAGCCCTGCGTGATGGCGGAGTCCTGCGCGACTGAAGCGGATGGAGCGGCAACTGAGACGAGAACCGACAAGGCGAGTACAGCGATGCGGGAAAACCGCGGGAAGTCGAGAGAGCGAGGAGGTGTGCGCATGGCGGGACCTCCTTTGCAAGGCGGAGCAGCTCTCATCTCACCTCGAACATCCAAGCGTGAATCGCACGTTTTATTGTACCCCCCCCTCATCGCTGTCAAGCCCGGGATGATGGAGCGACCGACGACGGCCCGCACGGTAGCACGTAGGGGTTCATCTGCACGGACTCCGCGGGCGCCAGCCCGCCGCCGCAACCCGCGCATATCAGCGTGACTCGTCGTCGAGGCGCCCTCCCTCGTCCGCCACCTCCTCTCAGCCGCTCCACCACGTGCAAAGGCCGCCTCCCCGAAGGGGAGACGCCCCTTGACACGAGGTCCCTCCATATCACCGGTACAGCGCCTTGATCGTGGTCCAGGACACCGGCTCCACCGGCGTCACCCGGCCCGTGATGACGATGTTGTCGAGGCTGCACGACTCGGCCCACACGCCGTGACATCTCCAGTGGCCGGTCGTATGGAGAAGGAGCCGCTGGCTGTTCCCGGTTGCGGCGTGCGACGGAACGCCTCTGCATGCGCAGGATGTCAAGTGACCTCATTGACGAAAGCCCCGCGGACTGCTAGGTTGTCGCGGCGTTCCGCTCACAGGACGGCGAGAGGGAGGTGACCCATGAAGGGGATCACGGCCATGGCGGCGGTCGCGCTCATGATCGTCGCCCCCGCGTGCTCGCAGCAGGCTGAGGCGCCGGCGGACCGAGGGGCCGCCGGGCAAGGCGCTGCGCCCGCAGGCGGCGCGACGGCGCTCGAGACCGCCGTCGCCGGCATCTTCAAGGCCTCGTGCACGAGCTGCCACGGCGGCCCGCGCACGCCCGGCAAGCTCACGCTCGACGCGGCGGCGTTCGTCGAGGCCACGGTGGGCGTCACGAGCGCGCAGATGGACACCCTGCCGCTCGTCCAGCCGGGGAAGCCCGACAGGAGTTACCTCCTGATGAAGGTCAACGGGGACACGCGCATCAAGGGCAGGAGGATGCCGATGGGCGCCGACCCGCTGACCGACGAGCAGATCCGACTCATCGCGGACTGGATCTCGGCGCTTGCGGCGGCGCCCGCCGACACCGCGGCGCCCGCGGCCGCCGCGTCCGACGCGGGGACGGGAACCTAGAGGTCCGGAGATGCCGGCGATCGAGGTGCGCCCTCTGCGCCCGGGCCAGGAGGGAGTCTGGCTCGGCCTGAACATCTCGCGGACCGCGGTGGCCGCGAGCCTGCCGGACATCACGCGCCGCCTGAGGTGTCACGGCGCTGACGAGCGGGCATTCCTGTTGGCGTTCGACGGAGAGCGCTGCGTCGGCCGGCTCGAAGGCGTCTTCCTCACCCCGAGGCTATACCTCCTGCGCGAGGTGCACGCCGCAGACGATCCGGGAGCCTGCGACATCCAGAACGCGCTGTGCGGGTATCTCAGGCCGTCCTTCGCGAAGGACGGCATCACCGTGCTCACCTGGGACACCGAGACGAGCAGAGCGCTCAACGACGCCCTCGCCCGCTCGGGATTCGAGGTGGCGAAGAGGAAGGTGTTCGTGGAACGCCGCCTCGAGGGCTATCGGTCACCGCACAGCGATCCGTTCGCGTACCGCCCTCTATCGCTCGTCGGCCGCCGCAGGTTCGTCCGCGTCATGGCCGAGGCGTCGGAAGGCGACCCGTTCGAGGACGACGCCGACCGGGACGTCGAGCGCGAGTTCCAGGACCTGGTAGACCACGCGGGCCGCTCGTTCGACCCGTCGTGGTGGCAGATCGCGACCCTCGAAGACGAGGCGGTCGGCGTCGTTCTGCCGCAGACCTACCCGGAGCGGCCGGACGAGGGGACGCTGTTCTACGTCGGCGTGAGACCGGCGTTCAGGGGGCGCGGCTACGGCAGGGTCCTTCACGCCGCAGGGCTCGCGTTCCTCTCGCGCCACGGCGTGACGAAGTACATGGGCTCGACCGACGAGAGGAACGCGCCCATGATCGCCGTGTTCAGAACCAACGGCTGCGCGCGGACGGGCACGCAGCTCTTCCTCCGGGCGAGGAGTGACTAGGAGGAGCCGTGGCGGACCGGTTCATCGCGGACGACGCGGCGGACGGCGGTCCCTCGGTGGGCAGGCGAGTCCGCCGCGTGGACGCCGAGGACAAGGTCACGGGAGCGGCCGCGTACGTGGACGACCTCCGCGCCGCGGGCATGCTCCACGCCGCGGTGGTCCTCCCCCGCGTCGCGCACGCGAGGCTGCTCGCCCTCGACGCGAGCGGGGCGCTCGCGGTCCCCGGCGTCGCCGCCGTCGTGACGGCGGAGGACATCCCGGGGGCGAACCAGGTCGGCGTCATCGACGCCGACCAGCCGCTCCTCGTGAAGGACACGATCCGGTACACGGGGGACGCCGTCGCGCTCGTCGTCGCCGACTCGCCGGAGGCGGCACGCGAGGGCGCGGCGGCGGTCGCGCTCTCGTGCGAGGAGCTGCCGGCCGTCTTCGACGCCGAGGAGGCCATGGCGCGCGGGGCGCCGCGGGTGCACGACGGGGGCAACGTCTTCCTTCAGTACCGCGTGCGCAAGGGCAACGCGGAGCGCGGGTTCGCCGGGGCCGACGTCGTCGTCGAGAGGACGTTCCGCACGTTCCACCAGGAGCACTCCTACCTCGAGACGATGGGCGCGATCGCCGTGCCGGACGGCCGCGCGGCCATGACGGTCTACGGCTCAATGCAGTGCCCGTTCTACGTGCAGAAGGCCGTCGCGACCGCGCTCGGTCTTCCGCTCGCCGCCGTCCGCGTCGTGCAGACGGTGACCGGCGGCGGGTTCGGCGGCAAGGAGGACTCGCCGAGCGAGATCTGCGCGTGCGCGGCCGTCGCCGCCTGGAAGGTCGGCCGACCCGTGAAGCTTGTCTACTCGCGGGAGGAGGACTTCTACCGTTCGAGCAAGCGCCATCCGATGACCGTGACGTTCCGACTGGGCGCGACGCGGGACGGCGCCTTCACGGCCGCGAGGATCCGCATCGTCGCCGACGCCGGCGCGTACTCCACGCTCACGCCGGTCGTCCTCTTCCGCTCGGCCGCGCACGCGACGGGGCCCTACGAGATCCCGAACGTCGAGACCGACGCGTACGGCGTCTACACGAACGGCCAGACCACCGGCGCCTTCCGCGGGTTCGGCCAGCCCCAGACGATCTTCGCGAACGAGTCGGTCGTGGACGAGGTCGCCGCGGCGCTCGGCATGGACCCCATCGAGATCCGCCTGCTGAACGGCCTGGACGTCGGGAGACGCACGGCGACGAACCAGCTCCTCACGGAGAGCGTCGGGCTCCGCGACACGCTCAGACGCGCGCGCGACGTCTCGGGCTGGGACGCCAAGCGCGCGGCCGGCGCGGTCGGCACCGAGGGCGGGCGCGTCCGCCGCGGCATCGGCGTCGCCTCCATCTACTACGGCGTGAGCCTCGGCGCGAAGGGTCTCGCGCTCGACGGGTCGGGAGCGCTCGTGAACGTGTACCGCGACGGCTCCGTGAGGGTCGCGGTCGGCGGCACCGAGATGGGCCAGGGGCTCCTCACGGTGCTCTCGCAGATCGCGGCCGACGCGCTCGGCATCGCGGTGTCGTCGGTGCGCGTGGACCTCGCGGACACGAGCGCGGTCCCCGACAGCGGCCCGAGCGTCGCGTCGAGGACCACGCTCATGACGGGCAACGCCGTCCTCGACGCGGTCGCGAAGATCAGGGCGGCCATGGGCGCGGCGGCAGCGGAGATCCTCGGCGTTCCGTCCTCGGCCGTCGCGTTCGCGGGCGGGCGCGTCGCGGGAGGCGACCGTTCGATCGCGTTCGGCGAGCTCGCCGACGCCTGCTGGGCGAAGAACGTAGCCACGGCGGCATCGGGGTGGTACGCGGCGCCGGTCTCGACCTTCGACGAGAACGGGCAGGGCGACGCGTACGCGGTGTACTCGTACGCGACGCACGTGGCGGAGGTCGAGGTGGACACGGAGACGGGCGCGGTGCGCCTCGTGAGGATGACGGCGGCGCACGACGTCGGGAAGGTGCTCAACCCGACGACGCTCGAGGGCCAGGTCGAGGGCGGCGTGCTGCAGGCGGCCGGCATGGCGCTGTTCGAGAGGATGCGGACCGACCGCGGGCGCATCGTCACGCCCGACTTCTCGACCTACATCATCCCCACGGCGGCCGACGCGCCCGAGATCGCGTCGGCGTTCGTGGAGCACCCCTACTCGCGCGGCCCGTTCGGCGCGAAGGGCATCGGCGAGACGCCGGCGATGCCCGGCGCCGCGGCCATCGCGAACGCCGTCGCGAACGCCGTCGGCATCCGGTTCAGCGAGCTCCCCATCACGGCGGAGCTCGTCACGCGCGCGCTCACGGAAAGGAAGAACGGATGAGAAGCTCCGGAACCCCCATCGCGCGGTGTCTCGTGGCGGCCGCGCTCCTCGTCGCGCTTGCGCTTCCGCCCGCGCGCGCGGCCGGGCCGTGCGACAGAACGCTCGACGACGCCCTCCGCGCGATCCTCATGGCGCGGGACGACCTTCGGTTCCGCAGCGACTCCGCGGACGCGCGGGACGCGTTCCGGCTCACGGCCGTGGACTCGCTGTTCGCAAGGCCGCTCGACACGGAGAGCTACGTGAGGAGCCTGGCGACCGAGGCGGCCGCGCTTGGCTCGCTGGAGTCGCGGTTGACCGCGGCCGCGCGGGAGCTCGACATCGCGCTCGAGCCCGTCGCGGCGGGTGCGGAGGCGGACCTCGGCGAGGCGGCCGCGCCGTGGACGCAGGCGCTCGACATCCTCCTGCCCGCGCTTCGCAGCGCGGCGGCCGACGTGGACAGCGCGTTCGCCGGCCTCTCCGCCGGTGAACGGCGTTTCCTCGAGGAGAACGCGAGGGTCCTGCTCGAGGAGCAGGAGTTCGCGCCCGACAAGCCCATCGAGGTCAAGGACAGGGAGGCCAGAGAACAGGAGGAGAAGGGAGCGATCCTGCTCGACATCGCGGCGCGCGTCAGCTACAGGCATCTCGCCCGCGCGGGACGCACGGTGGCGGGCGCGGTGGACGCCGCCACTCCCGTCGTCGAGGGGCTCGCCGAGTCGCTCGACCGGCCGCCCGCGCCGAGCGGAAGGAGGCTGCCGGCCGACATCGTAACGGGCGATGTCTGGGACGTCGTGGAGACGGAGTTCGGCACCGTCGTTGTCGGCGGTCCCGGGCCGACGACCTACCACAGGGCGTGCGCGCTCGTCATCGACCTCGGCGGCGACGACACGTACGCCGCGCCCGCCGGCGGCGCGCGGCCGGGGCTCCCGGTGGCGGTGGTCATCGACGCCGGGGGCGACGACGACTATGCGTGCGGGGCGCGCGAGGGCGCGTTCGGCGCCGGCTTCATGGGCGTCGGCGTGCTCGCCGACCTCGGCGGCGACGACCGCTACAGGGCCGGCAGCTTCTCCATCGGCTCCGGTCTCTTCGGCGTCGGCGTGCTGCTCGATCGCGCAGGCAACGACTCGTACGCCGGCGACACCTGCGTCCAGGGCTCGGGCGCGTTCGGGATCGGCCTTCTCATCGACGAGGCCGGGAACGACTCCTACCACGGCGCGCTCTTCTGCCAGGCGTTCGGGTTCGTGAAGGGCTTCGGGCTCCTCTACGACGGCGCGGGCAACGACGTGTACTTCGCGGGCGGCAAGTACACCGACGAGATCCGCTACTTCGACCACTTCCTGAGCCTCTCGCAGGGGTTCGGGTTCGGGTGGCGACCGGACGCCTCGGGCGGGATCGGGGTCCTGGCGGACGAGGGCGGGAACGACGTGTACGTGTCGGACATCTTCGGGCAGGGGTCGAGCTACTGGTTCGCCGTCGGCGGGCTCGTGGACTTCGCGGGGAACGACCAGTACGTGTCGTACCAGTACGCGCAGGGCGCCGCCACGCATCTCACCGTGGCCGCGCTCGTGGACCTGGCGGGCAACGACAACTACGTCTCCAAGGGCGTCTCGCAGGGCTGCGGCCACGATCTTGCGATCGGCATCCTCCACGACCTCGCCGGCAACGACAACTACGTGTGTCACGACCTGTCGCAGGGCGCGGGCAACGCCAACGGCATCGGGGTGCTCATGGACGACGCCGGCAACGACTCGTACACCGTTCGGGACCCTGTGAACACGCAGGGCTACGGGAACTTGCGGCGCGACTACGGGAGCGTCGGGATCTTCATCGACGGCGGAGGTCGCGACGCTTACTCCGGCAGAGGAAGCGATGGCGCGTGGTGGAGGGCGAGCGAGTACGGCATCGGCGTGGACACCGAGTGCGTGGAGGACCGGCCATGAAGACAGCACGCGCCTTCAGGGCGCTCGTCGTCGCGGCGCTCATCGCGCCGCCGGCCGCCGCGCCTGCGCAGGCCGAGACGCAGCCCGCGCCGGCCGACACGAGCGGCCTTGCGGACCTCACGCCCGCGGAGCTCCTGGTGCGCGCATCGTCCAGCGCGCTTCAGTACGCCGCGCTCAGTGCGCCGGCGTCGCGGCTGCTCGTCGCGAGGCACGAGGAGTCCATCCCCTGCCTCGTCTCGAGGCTGGACACCGACGACGTGCGCGAGCGCATCGCCGTCGAGGACGTTCTCTTCCGCATCGGCGAGCCGGCCGTCGGGCCGCTCGTCGAGGCGCTGTCCCACGAGGCCCGGCGGACCGACACGACTCGCGGGGCGCGGCTCGCCGCCGGCGTGCTCGGGCGCATCGGGAGTGCGAGCGCGGTCGATGCCCTCGTCGCAGTCCACGAGCACGAAGACTGGAAGGTGCGGGCGGCCGTGGCTGGGGCGCTCGGCGGGATCGGCGATCCGGGGTCCGACCGCGCGCTCGTCGCGCTCCTCCGGGACGACGTCGACATCGTCAGGAAGAGCGCCGCGGTCTCCCTCGCGCAGGTCGAACGGAAGGCGCCGGGCACGCTCGACCGCGTCGCGGCCGACGCGCTGCTCGCGGCGCTGGGCGACCCGTTCTACGGCGTGAGATACGGAGCGGCCGGCGCGCTTGCGGCCGCCGGCGGCCGCGTGGCTGCCGATCTCGTCGCGCTCGCAAGAGCGGGAGCCGGTCAGGAGAGCCGCCTCGCGGTCAGGACGCTCGGAGACATGCGCTGGCGGCGGGCGCTGCCTGCGCTGCGCGCGCTCTTGCGCTCGCCGGACTGGACGATGAGGGCCGAGGCGGCGGACGCCATCGGCATGATCGGGCCGGACGGAGCGTCGCGCGGGAGCCTCGGGAGACTGCTGAGAGAAGAGCCGCACCCGCTCGTGAGGGCGCTCGCCGCGGCCGCTATGGGGCGCGCGGGCCGCTGAGCGGGGCGGGGCCGCCACCGGTTCGGGCGGCAGCCATGAGCCGCCGCACCTGCTCGATGTTGCCCGCGATGTTGCGGTTGCCGGGATCCAGCCGGAGCGCTGCATCGAGCTCAGCGAGAGCCTCACCGTACTGGCCCGTTCTCGCAAGCGCCACGCCGAGGTTGTTCCGTGCGTTCGCGTACGACCCGTCGATCTGCACCGCGCGGCCGTAGGCCGCGATGCTCTCGGGAAGCCTCCCCGTGTCCTCGAACACGGCGCCCAGGCCGTTCCACGCCTCCTTGAAGCGTGGATCGGCCATGACCGCGGATGAGAAGCGCTGCTCGGCGCCGGCGAGGTCGCCCTCGCGCAGGAGGACGGTCCCCAGGTTGAACTGCGCCTCCGGCAGCCACGGGTCGCGACGCACCGCCTCCTCCAGCCACGCGCGCGCCGGTTCGAGCTCCCCCCGCTTCAGGTGGTACCATCCCGCGTTGTTGGCCGCCGGCGCGAACGTCGGGGCCGTGTGGGCGGACGCGCGGTACGCCGCGAGCGCCTCCTCGGACCGGCCGAGCTTCTCGAGCGAGAGCCCCATCGCGTTCTGCGCCTTCGCCCGCGTCGGCGTGGACGCCCCCGACATCTCGATCGCCTTCAGGAACTCCTCGATCGCCGCGTCGTGTCTCCCCTTCATGGCATGCGCGGCGCCGATCTGGTAGCGCGTCTGCGCTCGGTCCCCGAGATGCGTGCCGTAGAAGTCGGCGTTGACGAGCGCGGCGGCGCACGCGACGAGCGCCGCGCCCGCGACGAACCTCCGGGCGTCGCGGGAGCGCACCCTG
This genomic window from Candidatus Effluviviaceae Genus I sp. contains:
- a CDS encoding HEAT repeat domain-containing protein, with amino-acid sequence MKTARAFRALVVAALIAPPAAAPAQAETQPAPADTSGLADLTPAELLVRASSSALQYAALSAPASRLLVARHEESIPCLVSRLDTDDVRERIAVEDVLFRIGEPAVGPLVEALSHEARRTDTTRGARLAAGVLGRIGSASAVDALVAVHEHEDWKVRAAVAGALGGIGDPGSDRALVALLRDDVDIVRKSAAVSLAQVERKAPGTLDRVAADALLAALGDPFYGVRYGAAGALAAAGGRVAADLVALARAGAGQESRLAVRTLGDMRWRRALPALRALLRSPDWTMRAEAADAIGMIGPDGASRGSLGRLLREEPHPLVRALAAAAMGRAGR
- a CDS encoding CHAD domain-containing protein: MRSSGTPIARCLVAAALLVALALPPARAAGPCDRTLDDALRAILMARDDLRFRSDSADARDAFRLTAVDSLFARPLDTESYVRSLATEAAALGSLESRLTAAARELDIALEPVAAGAEADLGEAAAPWTQALDILLPALRSAAADVDSAFAGLSAGERRFLEENARVLLEEQEFAPDKPIEVKDREAREQEEKGAILLDIAARVSYRHLARAGRTVAGAVDAATPVVEGLAESLDRPPAPSGRRLPADIVTGDVWDVVETEFGTVVVGGPGPTTYHRACALVIDLGGDDTYAAPAGGARPGLPVAVVIDAGGDDDYACGAREGAFGAGFMGVGVLADLGGDDRYRAGSFSIGSGLFGVGVLLDRAGNDSYAGDTCVQGSGAFGIGLLIDEAGNDSYHGALFCQAFGFVKGFGLLYDGAGNDVYFAGGKYTDEIRYFDHFLSLSQGFGFGWRPDASGGIGVLADEGGNDVYVSDIFGQGSSYWFAVGGLVDFAGNDQYVSYQYAQGAATHLTVAALVDLAGNDNYVSKGVSQGCGHDLAIGILHDLAGNDNYVCHDLSQGAGNANGIGVLMDDAGNDSYTVRDPVNTQGYGNLRRDYGSVGIFIDGGGRDAYSGRGSDGAWWRASEYGIGVDTECVEDRP
- a CDS encoding xanthine dehydrogenase family protein, which codes for MADRFIADDAADGGPSVGRRVRRVDAEDKVTGAAAYVDDLRAAGMLHAAVVLPRVAHARLLALDASGALAVPGVAAVVTAEDIPGANQVGVIDADQPLLVKDTIRYTGDAVALVVADSPEAAREGAAAVALSCEELPAVFDAEEAMARGAPRVHDGGNVFLQYRVRKGNAERGFAGADVVVERTFRTFHQEHSYLETMGAIAVPDGRAAMTVYGSMQCPFYVQKAVATALGLPLAAVRVVQTVTGGGFGGKEDSPSEICACAAVAAWKVGRPVKLVYSREEDFYRSSKRHPMTVTFRLGATRDGAFTAARIRIVADAGAYSTLTPVVLFRSAAHATGPYEIPNVETDAYGVYTNGQTTGAFRGFGQPQTIFANESVVDEVAAALGMDPIEIRLLNGLDVGRRTATNQLLTESVGLRDTLRRARDVSGWDAKRAAGAVGTEGGRVRRGIGVASIYYGVSLGAKGLALDGSGALVNVYRDGSVRVAVGGTEMGQGLLTVLSQIAADALGIAVSSVRVDLADTSAVPDSGPSVASRTTLMTGNAVLDAVAKIRAAMGAAAAEILGVPSSAVAFAGGRVAGGDRSIAFGELADACWAKNVATAASGWYAAPVSTFDENGQGDAYAVYSYATHVAEVEVDTETGAVRLVRMTAAHDVGKVLNPTTLEGQVEGGVLQAAGMALFERMRTDRGRIVTPDFSTYIIPTAADAPEIASAFVEHPYSRGPFGAKGIGETPAMPGAAAIANAVANAVGIRFSELPITAELVTRALTERKNG
- a CDS encoding GNAT family N-acetyltransferase, giving the protein MPAIEVRPLRPGQEGVWLGLNISRTAVAASLPDITRRLRCHGADERAFLLAFDGERCVGRLEGVFLTPRLYLLREVHAADDPGACDIQNALCGYLRPSFAKDGITVLTWDTETSRALNDALARSGFEVAKRKVFVERRLEGYRSPHSDPFAYRPLSLVGRRRFVRVMAEASEGDPFEDDADRDVEREFQDLVDHAGRSFDPSWWQIATLEDEAVGVVLPQTYPERPDEGTLFYVGVRPAFRGRGYGRVLHAAGLAFLSRHGVTKYMGSTDERNAPMIAVFRTNGCARTGTQLFLRARSD